The following is a genomic window from Tachysurus fulvidraco isolate hzauxx_2018 chromosome 24, HZAU_PFXX_2.0, whole genome shotgun sequence.
AAGGCAaaaacttttgtgtgtgtgtgttttctattaaatgtgaaataatatgtttaatagTGAAATACAAACCACATCTTAATcttatgtaaaaacaaaatgaataacctattaataattaatattgaccaataattaatagtaaaaaaattactttggtaaatatattttatctatgGTATTAAGGTTTATTTAACTAATACCaaaatgtgtttatacagtagctaGCCAGCCAATAAATCATATGCTAAATGTAAGGTAGCACTATTTTATTGACAATTTATGAAGCTAGCTAGCTTAAAGCTGTTatgctctttcttttttctttatcttttaaataaatcaggCATAACTCAttcaaaacatataaaaatttGACTAAATTATTGCTCTAGGTCATAGTTTTAACATGCATGCTGACTGGGAAGAATTTATTCATCTAGCCTGTTCTATTCATTTGCATcgattgtaaaatgttttttattccaaaaaaattcaattgatcaaataattatttagaTATCTGTGCATGGCATTGTGTAAGTGTTTTAACAAGCTTTTTCCCAATCTTATTCTATTGAACTATtgccacacacaccatctcatgTGTGAATACATTTCACGTCAGCCAGTGTtgtcaaaatgtaattttttaaagatCTGTTTAGATTACATGCATGTCAGCTTGTGTccaaataaaatgttgtatatgtatgtttgtatatgataccATAACCCAACAcatctaattaattaattagaaatAAGTTTCCAACTtgaaatatttccaaaattttcTCCAGATGAATTTTAGAGGAAAATATCACCCCCTTTGCATAATTGGCATAATTGACATTTCCAGTCATTTCAAAAGTTCAAGAGATGACTGATAAAATATCTACCTCTTATTTTAAAAAGGTAACAGTCCAACGCTGGTGAAACATATTATAGATGAATCCTAATTGTGgctaagtaaataaatgatgcCTAGTATCTGTACTGGATTGTCAGATCAGTTATAAACATGTGTTACCAATGTTTACGatcaaataaacattaaataagttttttttcctgtttggaTTGAAAGTCAGGAGATTCTCAGGAAATCAGAAGTACGTTTCTGACACCACAGAAAACTGAACTACAAAAAACACTCCACAGGTCGTGAAAGCATAAAATAACAGGAAATGAGTCACTCTgcaaaaatgtacagtaacaaATTGCAGTAAAGTGAGGAGAGGAACATAATAGAATGTAAtgaatagttttgtttttatatatagtttaatttttaaaatctttcaCGTTTTTGCACCCGATTATGATTCCATCTATAATTTATTAATCacttattaataacaataaaaaaagatttagtcGTCATGTGATATCCAGTGGTAGGCGTAACGCTTTTGCTCATCAGACGAAAATTAATTGGTTAGCAAATGTGTCAATTTTAAGCTAAGCGATTTGATTGGCTGTCGTATAAAGCGGAAATGcacagactaaaaaaaaaaaatagcacactCATTTCTTCAGAGTTATAGTGGGCAGGAGGAGTGATTTATCCAGGTAATTAATACAGACGCTTGTACATGTAATAATCGTGtctaattaatatttatctgtGTAAGTACcgtgtgttatttttttatttggattcACATGGCACGCGCTATATTTACTTCTGTAGCATCATTTCTTTGTAACAAAATACTGTTACTCTTGTAATATGATGTATTACTGGggttcagaatcagaatcgatTCAGAATCGATTTAGAATCGAATGGATTCAGAATCGATTCTGATTCTGACGATTATTAGATCAGAGATCATTGGCTTATTGATAAATGCTCGTCGTTCCTGGATTTTGTGCAAAGTTATCTTTTAACCTAGTAGCTTTGATAACAAAATGGAGTTGTCAGCAGTTATAAAGTCCGTCTCTGTTATACAAGGGTGAAACACTCGACACTCGATTCGACTCAGGCAACAGAAGTGCAGCATTACAGCAACATGTCTTACCTTCCAGCCCTCTTCAAATATGTGGATGAGCACCAGGACGAATATGTTAAGGtaaatatgacttttttttttaatggaaccATATTCCTAAAGTCAACTGAGTGTGCATCAAATCTGAGTCTGGTTAAACTGAACAAATACACTTTTAAATATCTATAGCAGAACCAAACACATGCATAATGACATTTACCCAATTTTATATCATcttgttaaatttttttacacttcttgtagcttttaattttcattttcgtCCCTTTTTTATAGTCATTTTCTATGGATATGTaactttatattacatttttttacatcaagATATACTTCAGGAATTATTCAGTACCTTAATAATGattgaatgtaaaataaacatttaactgTGACTGGTTTTGTGTATCACAGCGCCTGGCTGACTGGGTTGCTGTGCAGAGTGTCTCAGCCTGGCCTGAGAAGCGTGGAGAGATCAAGACCATGATGGAAATGGCAGCCAAAGACATAGAGAGGCTGGGAGGCACGACAGAGTTGGTGGACATCGGAAAACAGAAGGTGGGGTTTCTGTCGTCCTCGTTCAACTTGCTTTGCATATTCAATCTCGGAAAGATCATGGTGTACAGTGGAGATGGAAAACAACCCTGAATGAACTTTTTCAATCTATGATCAAAacaatatagattttttttttgtcatttgaaTGTGTTTGTCATTGTGTCCTTATAGGGGTCTTGAAAACAATGTGAATCTTGCTTAAACTAAAAATGAAGCTAAGGCAAAGTTGGGTTTTGACACACGCATGGTCCTCTGTGTTTGTCCTAGCTGCCAGGTGGTGAAGAGATTCCTCTTCCTCCTATTATTCTGGGCAGGTTAGGCTCAGACCCAGGCAAGAAGACAGTGTGCATCTATGGACACCTGGATGTCCAGCCTGCACATATTGACGATGGATGGGACTCTGAGCCCTTCACTCTGGTTGAGAGAGACGGTAAGCTGAACTGAATTTTCAGTCTAGACTAGATGTTTTGATATGTGTGTTAAAATTCAAGTTAGAAAAATAATTAGCATGTAGTAAGTGGTGTGGCCTGTGATTTAAAGTATAACACTTTACTTTAAGGTTCCCTAAACTGACACCTTAGCTTACATGAATAAACCATGAACTTCAACATAGTTACACAATAAATAGGTTCTTAAAATGTTTCCAGGCACTGAAAGTCAGGATCAGCTGATTAACAGGAATCAAGTGCTCCTGCTTGattagataaagaaaaaaacccagcaCCCAAACTGGCCCTTTGCAGATAAGATCGGACACCTATGATCTAATGTAAAGCTGATGCTGCAAAATCCATCAAGTGACCATGACCAGACCTTCTAATGAGAGAAAGTCAGTAGTCTTGTGATCAAGTCAGTGTCTTCTGCTGACTGGCTAATAAACCCATCACTGTGGTTTCCATTTTGCTCTTGTGACTGTATTGAGGAAACGTGCATCTCATGACCGCGACCGCTCCAAAATTGCACAATAAGCTTATATGTTGTGAGGGAGGCTTTTCCAATTGTTAGATTCCctctttgttttatgtgtgtaaggaaaaaaaagctacCGTTACTACACTGAAGTTGAACGTTTCCATATAACATAAAAGTCGAAATTGTATACCATAGTGATACATCAGGGATTATATTGTTTATTCACTAAAGGAGGACACGTGCTACCTTTtaactatatattttaaatgcatttcttaTAAATATTTGTGCATGTGGAACATCTGCCATACAACACCTTGTGATTTAacttgttactatagaaacaataatttaTTCCAGCAATATAAACCTCTATCAGCCATAACTGCTGCCATAGCTActtttatagaaaattaatcaacaccttcaaaCCAATCAGAGTACAGAATTCAAGCCCTgtgatttaaattattattattattattttttttaccgtTTTTGAAATGAGTGAAAAGGTCTTctattttgtttcattattgcattaaacaaaatgttgaaaaaacattaacatttgcACTTGCTAATGATTTATATTCTTCAGAAGGCCGACTTATGACAGGAAAATGTTGTCGTCTTGCAGGTAAACTTTATGGCCGTGGATCTACAGATGACAAAGGCCCCGTTCTCGCCTGGTTTAATGTCATTGAAGCTTTTCAGAAGATAGGACAGGTACTGACATTTAATATCACCTTTATTAAAGGCTTTATGTCTTAATACATTATGTGCTCTAAGGAGTTAATGTAAACAATTTTTCAAAACTAAATTTtaagtctattttttttctagatgAAAAAAACTTACtttaaaatagtatttttttctttcccaagTGTGTTTATGTTGCTGTTTGTTGGCACTGCATTTTATTTGAGTGTCTAGGTGAGCCTTTAACACTTTGTTCCATACAAAAGATAATAAAATCTTTCGAAATAATCTAACCTCTAATAAACCGTTTACCCTGGACTGAGGTTCACTGTATCACTGgctgttcagttcagttattaaagaTCATCAAGTATGCAATGTGAACTTTGTTCAGCGTTGTTCGCCTTAAAGTAATAGCAGTCCCGGCTTTGCATGTTCACTTGTACGCTCTTCAatagaaacacttttttttttctttcttttttttttttttcaatcctaACCCTTATGAACTTTAACATCAgatgtgtatataataaatatcaacatttttatagttttgACCAGTAAATATTCAATCTGATTGTCAATGTTTGAAAATTGGGTTCAAATTTGATCTTGACTTGAGAATTAACAAGgattaaaacaatacagaaaagtaaaatgtgtaataaatgcaGAAAAATTGGAACTATTTAAATGTAACGTTACAAAATATCATACACTATTtcctgttttaatttttttctacgTTGCAGGAGCTGCCCATCAACATCAAGTTCTGCTTCGAGGGGATGGAAGAGTCCGGCTCTGAGGGTTTGGATGATTTGGTGTTCTCACGCAAAGACTCATTCTTTAAGGATGTGGACTATGTTTGCATTTCAGACAACTACTGGCTGGGCAAGACCAAGCCCTGCATTACCTACGGCCTCAGAGGAATCTGCTACTTCTTTTTAGAGGTGAGGAAGAGATCcattcttctgtgtttttttttatgtggttTGTTTGATGAGTCACTGCTTTTTGTTCACACACTCAAGTACGAGAAGTTTTTAGTTCGGCTCTGCCCATATGAAAGAGACTTCAGAGATCCTTTCCTAATACCAGTATATTTGTTGAACAGGTGGAATGCTGCGATAAGGATCTGCATTCTGGAGTGTTCGGAGGCTCCGTCCATGAAGCCATGACTGATCTGATTACTCTCATGGGTGAGTTCCAGCAGCAAAAATTGAGAAAATCACAACTAGAAGAAAAACGAACAAAAGAGTACACGATATCTTGCGTGTGGTATCACAATAACAGATACCAAAACACCCCACGTTCATCACACAGTTTAAATCTGGATTATAttactttgtgtttgtttcatggTCAGTATGTTAGTGTGTCTTTTTAAAAAGTGCA
Proteins encoded in this region:
- the cndp2 gene encoding cytosolic non-specific dipeptidase, whose product is MSYLPALFKYVDEHQDEYVKRLADWVAVQSVSAWPEKRGEIKTMMEMAAKDIERLGGTTELVDIGKQKLPGGEEIPLPPIILGRLGSDPGKKTVCIYGHLDVQPAHIDDGWDSEPFTLVERDGKLYGRGSTDDKGPVLAWFNVIEAFQKIGQELPINIKFCFEGMEESGSEGLDDLVFSRKDSFFKDVDYVCISDNYWLGKTKPCITYGLRGICYFFLEVECCDKDLHSGVFGGSVHEAMTDLITLMGTLVDTKGKILVPGMYDHVAELTEAERKLYEKIEFDLEDYTKDVGAQRLLHSTKEQVLMHRWRYPSLSLHGIEGAFSASGAKTVIPRKVTGKFSIRLVPDMDPKVVEEQVVSHINKKFAELESPNKIKVYMGHGAKAWVSDFNHPHYMAGRKAMKTVFGVEPDLTREGGSIPVTLTFQEATGRNVMLLPVGSSDDGAHSQNEKLNRSNYIQGTKMLGAYFHEVSQLS